From a single Stackebrandtia endophytica genomic region:
- a CDS encoding alpha/beta hydrolase, which translates to MSRAQRTGRARPASIVVAALAASLLTVALWPTTEPEPVVLDAAAVAAEMTGDPADLIESHLPGEYRMLTPDAAAERAASVPDLAMALNLNRPDPQAADPLEAGLARLTEVEVAAPSVSEVFDRLPADTVGWLTVVFPASIGNLSGAPYDSRATANRIRLVATVADSRSWPTPDRPWTAEDRQVRPDFQRVVERDHELLYFDPLANNGQGSWVELVGELDDATYVGVLVPGGSAFISSDNFTRYSDRAGSFVDASDGSLAMIVWAGAPFPSGWIQEASPTWAQDAAAALTAFVSDLRRQVGDDVTITLAGHSYGGAVVGLAETRELDVDQVMHLASAGAGFGVTSPDDYTRPCRIRYDMMAPGDPIGFVQNIPGITGLGHGVEVSTLPGVRRLLTGAVPDDPDAFDDVHRTLGSLGIAGKEIGGMHAHSEIFIPQSDAWRNMYAVFTMGDPRLLDDQPPPVPGCA; encoded by the coding sequence GTGAGTCGAGCACAGCGAACCGGACGGGCCAGGCCGGCGTCGATTGTGGTCGCCGCACTCGCGGCGTCCCTGTTGACGGTGGCGCTGTGGCCGACCACCGAGCCCGAGCCGGTCGTCCTCGACGCGGCCGCCGTCGCCGCGGAGATGACCGGCGACCCCGCCGACTTGATCGAGAGCCATCTGCCCGGCGAGTATCGGATGCTGACACCTGACGCCGCCGCCGAACGCGCCGCCAGTGTTCCCGACCTGGCGATGGCCTTGAACCTCAACCGACCCGATCCGCAGGCCGCCGATCCGTTGGAGGCCGGCCTGGCGCGGCTGACCGAGGTCGAGGTCGCCGCGCCGTCGGTGTCCGAGGTGTTCGATCGGCTCCCCGCCGACACGGTCGGTTGGCTGACCGTGGTGTTCCCCGCCTCGATCGGCAATCTGAGCGGCGCCCCCTACGACTCGCGTGCCACCGCCAACCGGATCCGGTTGGTCGCCACCGTCGCCGACTCCCGGTCCTGGCCGACTCCCGACCGGCCGTGGACCGCGGAGGATCGACAGGTGCGCCCGGACTTTCAGCGGGTCGTCGAACGCGACCACGAACTGCTCTACTTCGATCCGTTGGCCAACAACGGGCAGGGCTCCTGGGTGGAGCTGGTGGGGGAGCTCGACGACGCCACCTACGTCGGAGTGCTGGTTCCGGGTGGTTCGGCCTTCATCAGCAGCGACAACTTCACCCGCTATTCCGATCGGGCGGGTAGTTTCGTCGACGCCTCCGACGGCAGTCTCGCGATGATCGTGTGGGCGGGCGCTCCGTTCCCGTCGGGTTGGATCCAGGAGGCCAGCCCCACCTGGGCGCAGGACGCGGCGGCGGCCTTGACGGCGTTCGTGTCCGATCTTCGTCGGCAAGTCGGGGACGATGTCACGATCACCCTGGCGGGACACTCCTATGGTGGCGCGGTGGTCGGGCTGGCCGAGACCCGTGAACTGGACGTCGATCAGGTGATGCACCTGGCGTCGGCGGGCGCCGGATTCGGGGTGACGTCCCCCGACGACTACACCCGTCCGTGCCGGATCCGGTATGACATGATGGCGCCCGGTGATCCGATCGGTTTCGTCCAGAACATCCCGGGAATCACCGGGTTGGGACACGGTGTCGAGGTGTCGACCCTGCCGGGGGTGCGGCGGTTGTTGACCGGTGCGGTACCCGACGACCCCGACGCCTTCGACGATGTGCACCGCACGTTGGGAAGTCTGGGGATCGCGGGCAAGGAGATCGGCGGAATGCACGCCCACAGTGAGATCTTCATTCCGCAGTCGGACGCCTGGCGGAACATGTACGCGGTGTTCACCATGGGTGATCCGCGGTTGCTCGATGACCAACCACCCCCGGTACCGGGGTGTGCCTGA
- a CDS encoding ABC transporter ATP-binding protein → MPDSADLVINAADLVVRRGKTTLLDHVSWQVELDERWVVLGPNGAGKTTLLNLASARMHPTSGIMRILDEQLGKVDLFELRPRIGISTAALSEAIPVDELVLDVVITAAWAVMGRWHEEYDPIDEARARALLEQFGVDHLAARRYSTLSEGERKRVQIARALMTDPELLLLDEPAAGLDLGARERLVRTLADLAADPDSPALILVTHHVEEIPPGFTHALLLADGGVVASGLIDDVMTADNLTKTFGVPLDLQRHGSRFSARAA, encoded by the coding sequence GTGCCGGACTCAGCTGATCTCGTCATCAACGCCGCCGACCTAGTGGTCCGCCGCGGAAAAACCACCCTGCTCGATCACGTCAGCTGGCAGGTCGAGCTGGATGAACGGTGGGTGGTGCTCGGACCCAACGGCGCCGGGAAGACCACGCTGTTGAACCTGGCGTCGGCCAGGATGCACCCGACCTCCGGGATCATGCGCATCCTGGACGAGCAACTGGGCAAAGTGGACCTGTTCGAGTTGCGTCCCCGTATCGGTATCTCCACCGCCGCGCTCTCGGAGGCCATTCCGGTCGACGAGTTGGTTCTCGACGTCGTCATCACCGCCGCCTGGGCCGTCATGGGGCGTTGGCACGAGGAGTACGACCCGATCGACGAGGCGCGTGCCAGGGCGTTGCTGGAACAGTTCGGTGTCGATCACCTCGCGGCACGCCGTTACTCCACATTGTCTGAAGGTGAGCGCAAGCGGGTGCAGATCGCCCGTGCCCTCATGACCGACCCGGAACTGCTGCTGTTGGACGAACCCGCCGCCGGATTGGACCTTGGTGCCCGCGAGCGGTTGGTGCGGACACTGGCCGATCTCGCCGCCGACCCCGACTCACCGGCGCTGATCCTGGTGACCCACCACGTCGAGGAGATCCCACCCGGGTTCACCCACGCGCTCCTGTTGGCCGACGGTGGGGTCGTGGCCTCCGGACTCATCGACGACGTGATGACCGCCGACAACCTCACCAAGACCTTCGGGGTGCCGCTGGACCTGCAGCGACACGGCAGCAGGTTCTCCGCCCGCGCTGCGTGA
- a CDS encoding glycosyltransferase family 2 protein: MKLSIVMPVFNEAHRVLQAVDHVLAVQFPCPIELIIVNDGSRDKTAPLVAQIDDPRVTVLTHRHNRGKGAAVKTGVDQATGDYLIIFDADLEYDAQDIPSLLAPVLSGRAEVVYGNRTFGSHASYSFWYVMGNKAVTLAANVLYNSYIGDLETCFKLLPVRLFRSLRVRSSGFGIEAELTAKLLRRGIRPYEVPISYRARTRQEGKKITWRDGVEALWILGRERLR; encoded by the coding sequence GTGAAACTGTCGATCGTGATGCCGGTCTTCAACGAGGCGCATCGGGTCCTCCAGGCGGTGGACCACGTTCTGGCGGTGCAGTTTCCCTGCCCGATCGAGCTGATCATCGTCAACGACGGCAGTCGGGACAAGACCGCGCCGTTGGTCGCTCAGATCGACGATCCCCGGGTGACGGTGTTGACTCACCGCCACAACCGGGGCAAGGGCGCGGCGGTGAAGACCGGCGTGGACCAGGCGACCGGTGACTACCTGATCATCTTCGACGCCGACCTGGAGTACGACGCCCAGGACATTCCGAGCCTGCTGGCGCCGGTGTTGTCGGGGCGCGCCGAGGTCGTTTACGGCAACCGCACCTTCGGCAGCCACGCCTCGTATTCCTTCTGGTACGTGATGGGGAACAAGGCGGTCACGTTGGCCGCCAACGTGTTGTACAACTCCTACATCGGTGATCTGGAGACCTGTTTCAAACTGTTGCCGGTGCGGTTGTTCCGGTCGCTGCGGGTGCGTTCGAGCGGTTTTGGAATCGAAGCCGAGCTGACCGCGAAGCTGTTGCGACGGGGCATCCGTCCCTACGAGGTGCCGATCTCCTATCGGGCGCGTACCCGGCAGGAGGGCAAGAAGATCACCTGGCGTGACGGTGTCGAGGCACTGTGGATACTGGGGCGCGAACGCCTCCGGTGA
- a CDS encoding M3 family metallopeptidase produces MTDTNNPFFTPSTLPYQLPPFDAINESHYLPAFERGVAEQLEEVEAIAADSAPATFDNTIVALEKTGDVLHRVLRVFYSVVSADTNPRLQEIQKEMAPKLAAHTDAIRLNDRLFARVKDLYDRREELDLDAEQQWLLRRYHLDFVRAGAELSNDDKDRLRAFNEEISTLSTQFSQNQLAATNEAAVVLDDVSELDGMSDDAVSAASKAAESRGLEGKYLLTFSNFSVHPQLANLTDPAVRERVYRASITRGSSGGDSDNSATLLRLVRVRAERARLLGYDNHAEYTIADQTAGTPQAALDMLRRLAPAAVANVRTEAAERAEVLGRDTIAPQDWSFATEKLRKVRYDFDAGELRPYLQLERVLHDGVFYAANQVFGLTFTERPELTSYLPEVRVFEVFDADGEALGLFCADYFTRDSKNGGAWMNSFVNQSHLTGDKPVVNNNLNIPKPPEGQEALLTFDEVTTMFHEFGHALHGLFSNVTYPRFSGTSVPRDFVEFPSQVNEMWATWPQILRNYAKHHETGEPMPQELINRLLQSQTFNEGFATTEYLASALLDLAWHQLSVDEVPDGDDPRAVVAEFEATVLREAGIAVDEVSPRYRSTYFGHVFGGGYAAGYYSYIWSEVLDADTVSWFKDNGGLSRANGDHFRDKLLSRGGSLDPMQQFRDFTGRDPRIEPLLRKRGLDAAI; encoded by the coding sequence GTGACCGATACCAATAATCCGTTCTTTACGCCCAGTACCCTGCCCTACCAGCTGCCACCCTTCGACGCCATCAACGAATCCCACTATCTTCCCGCCTTCGAGCGTGGCGTGGCCGAGCAGTTGGAGGAGGTCGAGGCCATCGCCGCCGACTCAGCACCGGCGACCTTCGACAACACGATCGTGGCGTTGGAGAAGACCGGCGACGTCCTCCACCGGGTTCTTCGGGTCTTCTACAGCGTCGTCTCCGCCGACACCAACCCTCGGCTTCAGGAGATCCAGAAGGAGATGGCCCCCAAGCTGGCGGCGCACACCGACGCCATCCGCTTGAACGACAGGCTGTTCGCCCGGGTCAAGGATCTCTACGACCGGCGTGAGGAACTGGATCTGGACGCCGAACAACAGTGGCTGCTGCGTCGATACCACCTCGACTTCGTTCGCGCGGGCGCCGAATTGTCGAACGACGACAAGGATCGGTTGCGGGCGTTCAACGAGGAGATCTCGACACTGTCGACGCAGTTCTCGCAGAACCAGCTGGCCGCCACCAACGAGGCCGCGGTCGTCCTGGATGATGTGTCCGAACTGGATGGAATGTCCGACGACGCCGTCTCCGCGGCCTCCAAGGCCGCCGAATCCCGGGGCCTGGAAGGCAAGTATTTGCTGACGTTCTCGAACTTCAGCGTGCACCCGCAGTTGGCCAACCTGACCGACCCGGCCGTCCGCGAACGCGTCTACCGCGCCTCGATCACCCGGGGCAGCTCCGGCGGCGACTCCGACAACTCCGCGACACTGCTTCGCCTGGTGAGAGTTCGCGCCGAACGTGCCCGACTGCTCGGATACGACAACCACGCCGAGTACACCATCGCCGACCAGACCGCCGGTACCCCGCAGGCCGCACTCGACATGCTGCGGCGTCTGGCCCCGGCCGCGGTCGCCAACGTCCGCACTGAGGCCGCCGAACGTGCCGAGGTTCTGGGCCGGGACACCATCGCGCCGCAGGATTGGTCGTTCGCGACCGAGAAGCTGCGGAAGGTGCGTTACGACTTCGACGCCGGGGAGCTCCGCCCCTACCTTCAGCTGGAACGGGTACTGCACGACGGCGTCTTCTACGCCGCCAACCAGGTGTTCGGATTGACGTTCACCGAGCGCCCCGAACTGACCTCTTATCTGCCCGAGGTGCGGGTGTTCGAGGTCTTCGACGCCGACGGTGAGGCGCTGGGTCTGTTCTGCGCCGACTACTTCACCCGGGACTCCAAGAACGGCGGAGCCTGGATGAACTCGTTCGTCAACCAGTCCCACCTCACCGGCGACAAGCCGGTGGTCAACAACAACCTCAACATCCCCAAGCCCCCGGAGGGGCAGGAGGCACTGTTGACCTTCGACGAGGTCACGACGATGTTCCACGAGTTCGGCCACGCGCTGCACGGGCTGTTCTCCAACGTCACCTACCCGCGGTTCTCCGGAACCTCGGTTCCCCGTGACTTCGTGGAGTTCCCGTCGCAGGTCAACGAGATGTGGGCGACCTGGCCGCAGATCCTGCGCAACTACGCCAAGCACCACGAGACCGGCGAGCCGATGCCGCAGGAACTCATCAACCGCCTGCTTCAATCGCAGACCTTCAACGAGGGTTTCGCGACCACCGAGTACCTGGCGTCGGCGTTGCTGGACCTGGCGTGGCACCAGTTGTCCGTCGACGAGGTGCCCGACGGCGACGACCCGCGAGCGGTGGTGGCCGAGTTCGAGGCGACGGTGTTGCGAGAGGCGGGCATCGCGGTCGACGAGGTGTCTCCGCGGTACCGCTCCACCTACTTCGGGCACGTCTTCGGCGGTGGTTACGCCGCCGGGTACTACTCCTACATCTGGAGTGAGGTCCTCGACGCCGACACCGTCTCCTGGTTCAAGGACAACGGCGGACTGAGCCGCGCCAACGGCGACCACTTCCGCGACAAGCTGCTGTCACGTGGTGGCAGCCTCGATCCGATGCAGCAGTTCCGCGACTTCACCGGTCGCGACCCCCGGATCGAGCCGCTGCTGCGCAAGCGTGGCCTCGACGCCGCGATCTAG